Genomic window (Dolosigranulum savutiense):
AAAACAACTAATCTCCCCCACCGTTTCAGTTCGGGTTTAAGGGGTCTCATATAAGTCACCTGACACAGGGAGTAATTGGTTGTCTAGAAGTTGTAGTACCCGATCGGTAAATTCATTAATCTCATCTTTGCGGTGAGAGACTAATACAATACCTACTCCTTGTTGCTTCATCTCTTGCACTAAGTGACGAAACATCTCAACCCCGTCATCATCAAGCGTATTTGTTGGCTCGTCGAATAATAAAATAGTGGGCGACTCCATAACAGCTTGTGCTATACCCAATCGTTGGCGCATGCCCAATGAATAATTTTTGACAATCGTATCGGCTTTGGACCCTAATCCGACTCTGTCAAGTACTTGTTGAATATCTTTATCACCGATAATTTGTTTAATCCGAGCAAGATATTGGAGGTTCTCTCGACCAGTCAGCTGTTTAATAAATTGTGGTGTCTCAATCAATATCCCCATATCAGTCGCTAATTCTCCCGCACCGAGTGTCCGCTCGTGAACTCGCACAGTTCCCCGCTGAGGGCTTAGTAATCCCGTCATCAATCTCAGAAGTGATGTCTTCCCTGAACCGTTCGCTCCAATAATTCCGACAACTTCTCCAGGATTAAGACAAAATTTGATTCTTTCCAATACTTGTTCGTTTCCGAACGATAAACTCACATGATCTAATGTAATTAGACTCATTTAAATAGCTCCTTTCTTTACTCTAAATCTAAATTGACTGAGAATAGCTCCGTACAATAAACCAATAAGCACACCCCAATACACGATAGGTTCCCAAGTAGCATTCACACCGGTGTGGGGCTCAATCATCATCATAAGTGGCGTATAATCATCAAGTGGTGAGCGACCGATGCCATATTTGTACACATAGGGGATAACATAAATAAACGTAAATCCCATTGCGAATAATGAGCCACGACTTGTAGCCCATAAACTAATACATATCATGAAGAGAGAGATAGAACAGGCGGCCAGACTTATAATGAAAATTAAAAATATCATGTACAGCCATGGATTCATATCAAATAATCCTCGACCAACTATGTCTTCATACATCATCTGTTGGCCCACTAACTGGCTATCAAGCGGATAAAATATCATATGGAACAACAACACACCGCCTAATAGACAAGTTATTCCGATAAAGGTTGTCAGTAAAATTGTATTCATCCGTTGCTTAATATACGTTGTAGGATTGATCCGCATAAGACAATACCTAATTGTAGAAGAATGCAACTCATCAAAGAACAAAAAACCAAACATCCCCATTACAAAGAGCGGTATAAAAACGATCAAAAAAGTCGCCAAGGGATCTAATTGCTCAATAAAATGTGTCGTTGCATGTTTATACTGCACCACACCTTCATACCGCGCTGTTGACATTCTAATTAAAAATTGATCAATCGTAATAATAATGATGAGAGCGACCAATAACACATAAGTTAATTTTTGACGTTTTAATTTTTTGAACGCCATTAAGACGGATTGAACCATACTACACACTCCTATTATCTTGGATTCGTTATAAGCTATTTTCATGTAATTTTTACCACAAAATATTTGACTTAGCGATTTCATTATCATATAGTTCAAGTAGGGATGTGAGATAGCATGAAAATAGGTACTAAATTCAAACAAATTAGACAAGATAAACACTTAACTCAAGCAGATGTGGCACAAGGAATTATATCAGTCTCTTATTTATCTAAATTTGAACAAAATAAAGTAAATATTAGTTATAATAAATTAATTCAGTTAATTCAAAGACTAAATATTACTATTGTAGAGTTTGAAATGTTTATGAATCATGATAATTTACCTAGTCAGGCTGATTTTTACCACGACTTGCACTATGCGAAACAAAACCAGAATCTGATCAAAATCAATGCAATTCGTGACAAACAAGAAGAGCTCTACCACCAGACGCATAATCAACGATTCTTGTTCAACACAATTATTGCCAACCAAGAAATCAATCGATTATCTGACCTTGACTATCATACCGAAGATATCCAAAAAATAATTGATTACTTATATCAAGTGAATCATTGGTATACATATGAAATAAACCTGTTTGGTAATGCATTATTTTGTTTCCCCTATGCTGATGTCAAATTTTTGACGCGTACACTGATTAAACATCTTTCTTCTCAGAATAATCGTATATATCGCCGAAATGATGCTGCCCTTCATATACTCAATATTTGCCTACTCTGCATTGAAAAAACTAAATTGGCAGATGCTAGGCATTTCCTAGCTCAACTCGATCAATTTACAGATGCAAGCTATGATTACTTTGAACAAGTACGAAAATTGGCGTTATTAGGGATTTTAAAAATTCGTGAAGGTCAT
Coding sequences:
- the ccmA gene encoding heme ABC exporter ATP-binding protein CcmA — encoded protein: MSLITLDHVSLSFGNEQVLERIKFCLNPGEVVGIIGANGSGKTSLLRLMTGLLSPQRGTVRVHERTLGAGELATDMGILIETPQFIKQLTGRENLQYLARIKQIIGDKDIQQVLDRVGLGSKADTIVKNYSLGMRQRLGIAQAVMESPTILLFDEPTNTLDDDGVEMFRHLVQEMKQQGVGIVLVSHRKDEINEFTDRVLQLLDNQLLPVSGDLYETP
- a CDS encoding helix-turn-helix domain-containing protein, producing the protein MKIGTKFKQIRQDKHLTQADVAQGIISVSYLSKFEQNKVNISYNKLIQLIQRLNITIVEFEMFMNHDNLPSQADFYHDLHYAKQNQNLIKINAIRDKQEELYHQTHNQRFLFNTIIANQEINRLSDLDYHTEDIQKIIDYLYQVNHWYTYEINLFGNALFCFPYADVKFLTRTLIKHLSSQNNRIYRRNDAALHILNICLLCIEKTKLADARHFLAQLDQFTDASYDYFEQVRKLALLGILKIREGHTEAGKAQAQEALDIMVQLGDHTSADRYQNYLNKTLDNCSSQ